The DNA window cAGACATCCTGAAGTTTTCCTATCCTGGAGTTGGAGATAacctggagttttttttttgaatgttctcaAATGTGCTTctcttttcaattatttcagaaTTATGACTagtttttttcgatgaaaaaagtaatgttCGGCGTGCTTAACCTGATTGTGTTGAATTCCAAGAAGGAGCTCGGAGGGTAAACTTTGCCGTCTCACCGACATCATTCGTTATTAGCGAAGTTTGCGTTTATCTATAATATGGTTTATAGAAATTTATCAACTGGTAGAGGAATGGTTAAAGGGaatatgaaagaatgaaactgCTACAACATGAATTCAACATGTATAGGCGTGGTTGTAACTTTGATGAACTGAAGGGGCGGAATGGGACCTTGCCGAGGAGTTGAGCGACAATCCGAAGCGATGGAcgagaaaaacactgaatgtCACGAAGATAATGCGAGCAGGTGTGGCAATCAATCCACTTTAATGTATGGCCACATATTTtggtggaagtcactttgctCAATCGCTACAATTTGCACTTTGTTATACGTTTTGCGAACTGCTTAATCACGAACGGAATGATCTAGTGAGACAAAGTAAAAACGGAATGACAGGAGCAGGCAGAGATATCCTCAACATAACTCACAGAGGATTCAAATGTAAAAGTTCTAGCTAGATCTGAGTAGAATGATAGAATAAAGTAAGCCAAGAGAGCGGAATTTAAACGAAACTCGTCTTCACAGAGTCCACAAGAAGATATGATAATGATAAAAGGCATACACAGATGTAGAGACAGGAATTAAGAAATCATTCTCACTTGTTTTTCCTTGTCCATTCACAAATACGCACCAGgacaaatataagaaaaaagaaaaaaatttggacgaccaattttcaaactttcttcAATGAAGAAAGAGCCTTAgtcaaataatttcaatgcatttttttcgttgtccTATCTGACTTCATTCTTTCTACTCTGCATGTCAATAAATAATCATGTCAAATCTTTTCCAACTCCATACCTCTATACAATGATAATTTTAGACTGTGAAattgttcttattttcatcTTAAATTTTTCGTCCATGATTCTACCTAGGTATTTACAGAAATTTACGAGAGCCATGTAAGATAAGTCATTTCAGTACAAAACCCAATAACTTCAGTTGTTGTTAAGAGACCAGCAAGTTTATCGATGGGGACTTTTCTCTGAGGTGAGAGGAATGTTGCCGCCATTCTGCTATCAATACTCACATGAAACGCAAAAAAATGTTAACAAAGAACACTAGCAGTTACAAGGAGGACCACGACCATCAACTGATTGATTAGGTTCAGTTAAACTTCTCGTAACCTTACAAAGGAAGCCTGCATTCTTTAGCCGTTTTACGCcgaatttcaatgtttttgaaGCTACGAGCGATTCACCGCATGAAATatattggaaatatttcaaatattatttacAATGAATTTCAGATTCTTTCAACGCAAATTTTTAAAGGGGAATAACTGAACAAATGTGTGCTATCAGGGTGGGTTGACGCATATGGGCCCACCGGTCAAAAGTGATGGTTTGTCAGGAATCGAGTCCGATTAACCTTTCTGATCAGAGACCTTTCTTGTAGTTTGGCTCGCTCCTTAACTCTTGTACTGTCCCTTCACTCGactcttcttttgaaaactCCAGATATGTTCGGGATACCACTTGGAGCATGACTGCCTGTACGACTTGACTATTCTGCGGCTCTGCAGCCCGCGTTGTCAACGGGACCAATGGGAATTGGGATCGTTGGTATGGGCAAAGTCATTAGGTTCATTGGTATCTGACCCTTCAAGATTCACACGaacttttctcttctaaaattATCTATTCTTATTTTGTCTGAAATCTAGCAGAAACACTTTGCGTATTATCTATCaacttgatcaccttgactcccgttgatcttcgaactggtcgagcgggcgccagtaattcttcatttgtcccgatcgcgtgatagagtagcccagtggttcctctttCCGCGTGGgactcgaagagcatcataattttctttgaaggacttcgtgaaaaaatctcgggtcggcggtcttcctgtggTGCACTTAATATCAcagggaacccagtcgctcacggctctggtccaacggttgtcgttaaagcgcatcacgtgtccggcccaccttattttactttccttggcaaacgcggcgtctctaatcttcgatcgctgacgtaggagagaacttcgaatcccgtccctcactggcggaaggttctttaGTTGGTCTGGTTTTATTCTTACGATttcgtacgatttcttaccgagaTGATAGCATGTTGTATTTCgaacgggagaacctctggaatgacatgtccgtcttccctcagatggtgaggaggcaagtggacatggctgtcgaagagatcagagtagaagtcgtagataatttttattgacgatgatgtggtgtatttcattacggtaccctccacccacgtccagcgtagagaggagggcttctgcaATTGCAAgtttccatggatggtcttagttggcatgatgaactcggagagcctctccccctggtcattccattgtaggccgtgggtcccgttgtgaagttcctccggcgttcttcttgagCCAActttagcgttgaaatcgctaattatgaccttgtagaaggcatggtcatctcggtagaacttctccaggtccatatagaaagcttcgacttcttcttcttcttcgtagcttgatgttggagcgtaagcgacgaagatagtcaaagctggtgttggaccacatcttctcatccgcagagtCCGATttgggtcgtaagttgttcgaaagagtcgatgttctttgccatattcgtgttgacgagcatgccaactccaccaacacctctactgt is part of the Necator americanus strain Aroian chromosome V, whole genome shotgun sequence genome and encodes:
- a CDS encoding hypothetical protein (NECATOR_CHRV.G19405.T1), encoding MRRCGPTPALTIFVAYAPTSSYEEEEEVEAFYMDLEKFYRDDHAFYKVIISDFNAKVGSRRTPEELHNGTHGLQWNDQGERLSEFIMPTKTIHGNLQLQKPSSLRWTWVEGTVMKYTTSSSIKIIYDFYSDLFDSHVHLPPHHLREDGHVIPEVLPFEIQHAIISVRNRTKS